One stretch of Methanoregula sp. DNA includes these proteins:
- a CDS encoding 30S ribosomal protein S3 has product MAVERKFISEGVRKARVEKYLSKELKRAGYGGMDIARTPLGTQVTIFAEKPGIVIGKGGKLVHQLTLDLAQNYGVESPQIEVQQVTNPSFNAQIMAERLANALERGWYFRKAGTSILRRVMESGALGCEVVIAGKLTGARARTQKFTEGYIKHCGEPSNTIVEKGYAVAIKKLGVIGVQVKLVPGGAKMPDHFTIIEQKKKAPAPAATVTSIGDVESDEPALPDEKLGEDQ; this is encoded by the coding sequence ATGGCAGTCGAGAGAAAATTTATCTCAGAGGGTGTACGGAAAGCCCGCGTTGAGAAGTACCTTTCAAAGGAACTCAAACGCGCGGGATACGGTGGCATGGACATTGCAAGGACCCCTCTGGGCACGCAGGTCACCATCTTTGCCGAGAAGCCCGGTATCGTGATTGGCAAGGGCGGGAAACTCGTCCACCAGCTCACGCTTGACCTCGCCCAGAACTACGGTGTTGAATCACCGCAGATCGAGGTACAGCAGGTCACCAACCCCAGCTTCAACGCACAGATCATGGCAGAACGGCTCGCCAATGCTCTGGAGAGGGGCTGGTACTTCCGTAAGGCAGGCACCAGCATCCTGCGCCGTGTAATGGAATCCGGTGCACTGGGTTGTGAAGTCGTGATTGCCGGTAAGCTTACCGGTGCACGTGCGCGCACCCAGAAGTTCACCGAGGGCTACATCAAGCACTGCGGTGAACCGAGCAACACAATCGTTGAGAAAGGCTACGCAGTCGCCATCAAGAAACTCGGTGTAATCGGTGTTCAGGTCAAGCTGGTCCCCGGTGGCGCAAAGATGCCCGATCATTTCACCATCATCGAGCAGAAAAAGAAGGCGCCGGCACCGGCAGCTACCGTTACTAGCATTGGTGATGTTGAGTCTGATGAGCCTGCACTTCCCGATGAGAAATTAGGGGAGGACCAGTAA
- the rpmC gene encoding 50S ribosomal protein L29, with protein sequence MAIFRANDVKQLSDVEILEQMGKLRMELVQHYGKVSAGGATENSGHIRELRRTIARMLTEQNRRRTA encoded by the coding sequence ATGGCGATCTTCAGGGCAAATGATGTCAAGCAGCTCTCGGATGTGGAAATTCTTGAGCAGATGGGAAAACTCCGGATGGAGCTTGTCCAGCACTACGGAAAAGTCAGTGCCGGTGGCGCAACCGAGAACTCGGGACACATCAGAGAACTCCGGCGCACAATCGCCCGGATGTTGACCGAGCAGAACCGCAGGAGAACTGCATGA
- a CDS encoding ribonuclease P protein subunit: MISPQNVLRHELIGLDVLVSGASNPLHKGICGRIIDETKNLVVIMTSKGVKRIPKMHSRFQLHIGSRIVEIDGSVTALAPEKRINLHERKRIP; this comes from the coding sequence ATGATCTCTCCCCAGAACGTCCTCCGGCACGAATTGATTGGCCTTGACGTTCTGGTATCGGGAGCCTCAAACCCCCTTCACAAGGGAATTTGCGGACGCATCATCGATGAAACAAAAAATCTGGTGGTAATCATGACATCAAAGGGTGTAAAACGCATTCCTAAGATGCACAGCAGATTTCAGCTGCACATCGGCAGCAGAATTGTCGAGATTGATGGATCCGTGACGGCTCTGGCTCCTGAAAAGAGGATCAACCTGCACGAAAGGAAGAGGATACCATAA
- a CDS encoding 30S ribosomal protein S17 translates to MALNIGLNVQAPQKECKDVNCPFHGTLPVRGQVITGKVVSDRMMGTVVVERNFMHYIRKYKRYEKRSSKLHAHNSPCIQAKVGDMVKIAECRPLSKSTTFVVVEVQQP, encoded by the coding sequence ATGGCACTAAACATTGGATTGAACGTCCAGGCCCCCCAGAAGGAGTGCAAGGACGTTAATTGTCCGTTTCACGGCACTTTACCGGTGCGCGGCCAGGTGATCACCGGCAAAGTCGTGAGCGATCGAATGATGGGAACGGTTGTAGTTGAGCGGAATTTCATGCACTACATCCGGAAATACAAGCGGTACGAAAAACGCAGTTCAAAACTCCATGCGCACAACTCCCCCTGTATCCAGGCAAAGGTTGGCGATATGGTGAAGATAGCTGAGTGCAGACCGTTGTCAAAGAGCACCACCTTTGTCGTAGTAGAGGTGCAGCAGCCATGA
- a CDS encoding 50S ribosomal protein L14, translating to MKAKQSKIPRALATGTRLACADNTGARTVQIISVFGFHGVRRRQPKLGLGDLATVSVQKGTPDMRRKLVRAVVIRQKKEIRRPNGMRVSFDDNAIVVVDEKNEPKGTEIKGPVAREVAERFPKLGSMATIIV from the coding sequence ATGAAGGCAAAGCAGTCAAAGATTCCAAGAGCACTCGCCACAGGGACGAGGCTTGCATGCGCCGATAATACCGGTGCCAGAACAGTGCAGATCATTTCAGTCTTTGGCTTTCATGGTGTAAGGCGCCGTCAGCCCAAACTGGGTCTCGGCGATCTCGCCACGGTGAGTGTCCAGAAAGGTACACCCGACATGCGCCGCAAGCTGGTGCGTGCGGTTGTTATCCGGCAGAAGAAGGAGATACGCAGGCCAAATGGCATGCGGGTGTCCTTCGATGACAACGCAATCGTTGTTGTGGATGAGAAGAACGAGCCAAAAGGAACAGAGATCAAAGGACCGGTTGCCCGTGAAGTTGCAGAACGGTTCCCGAAACTCGGATCCATGGCCACGATCATCGTATGA
- the rplX gene encoding 50S ribosomal protein L24 — MVRIESEQPRKQRKARYQAPSHVKSKYLNAPLSAALKDKYKIKTLRVVKGDTVKVTRGDFVGDEGVVDAVDTRKSKIVVHGVTSTKADGTEVPRPVDASNVQITKLNLADKRREAKLAEAE; from the coding sequence ATGGTAAGAATCGAAAGCGAACAGCCAAGAAAGCAGAGAAAGGCACGCTATCAGGCACCTTCACACGTTAAGTCAAAATACTTAAACGCCCCGCTCTCGGCTGCACTGAAAGACAAATACAAGATAAAGACGCTGCGTGTCGTTAAAGGCGACACGGTAAAAGTCACCCGAGGGGATTTTGTCGGTGATGAAGGAGTTGTTGATGCGGTTGATACCAGGAAGTCAAAGATCGTCGTCCATGGTGTTACGTCAACCAAGGCCGATGGGACTGAAGTACCACGGCCCGTTGATGCGTCAAATGTCCAGATCACCAAACTGAATCTTGCGGACAAGCGCCGTGAGGCAAAATTAGCGGAGGCTGAATAA
- a CDS encoding 30S ribosomal protein S4e, with the protein MGDHLKRLNAPDSWHIAKKTTKFITKTAPGPHNANAMPITVWLRDHMGLARNMKEVKQILQQHDVIINGRPCRDPRMGIGIFDIIALPKISKYYRILRDKNGRHVSIAIDAEAAKTRLCKVKNKSTVTGGKVQLNMRDGSNLLADNTYKSGDSIVLSLEPETRFKIIDHFPFAVGNMAMIIGGKHSGKVARITEIIKMPGSVPNKIILEDETTGTKFDTISPYIYIVGKKTPAVAQWGIEQ; encoded by the coding sequence ATGGGAGACCATCTGAAGCGGTTGAACGCCCCGGACTCGTGGCACATCGCAAAGAAAACAACAAAGTTCATTACAAAGACTGCGCCCGGGCCGCACAACGCAAATGCCATGCCGATTACCGTCTGGCTTCGTGACCACATGGGCTTAGCGCGGAACATGAAAGAGGTCAAGCAGATTCTCCAGCAGCACGACGTTATCATCAACGGAAGACCCTGCCGTGACCCCCGCATGGGGATAGGCATCTTCGATATCATCGCACTTCCGAAGATCAGCAAATACTACCGTATCCTGCGCGACAAGAACGGTCGTCATGTTTCGATTGCTATTGATGCAGAGGCCGCAAAAACCCGCCTGTGCAAAGTGAAGAATAAATCAACGGTTACCGGTGGCAAGGTCCAGCTGAATATGAGAGACGGTTCAAACCTTCTCGCTGACAACACCTACAAGTCAGGTGACTCGATTGTACTCTCCCTTGAACCTGAAACACGGTTTAAGATCATTGATCATTTCCCGTTTGCAGTTGGCAACATGGCGATGATCATTGGCGGTAAACATTCCGGTAAGGTAGCACGGATCACCGAGATCATCAAGATGCCCGGCAGTGTGCCCAACAAGATCATCCTTGAGGATGAAACCACTGGCACAAAATTCGACACCATCTCGCCCTACATCTACATTGTTGGTAAAAAGACACCCGCAGTTGCCCAATGGGGGATTGAACAGTGA
- a CDS encoding 50S ribosomal protein L5: MRDIYIDKVVVHMGVGESGEKLVKAENIMKTITGQTSIRTIAKMTQPAFSIRKGAPIGCKVTLRGKPAREFFKTAVGILNKTVFESQFDKSGNISFGVEEHTDFPGMSYDPQIGIFGMDVNVVLERKGIRITRRRVARKKLPAKQRVNKQDAIAFLKQDYQVEVR, from the coding sequence ATGCGCGATATCTACATCGACAAGGTGGTAGTTCACATGGGAGTAGGCGAGAGCGGCGAAAAGCTCGTCAAAGCTGAAAACATCATGAAGACGATCACCGGTCAGACGTCGATTCGAACCATTGCAAAGATGACCCAGCCGGCGTTCTCTATACGGAAAGGTGCACCAATTGGCTGCAAAGTAACCCTCCGCGGAAAACCCGCCCGGGAATTCTTCAAGACCGCTGTCGGTATCCTGAACAAAACCGTTTTCGAGAGCCAGTTCGACAAGAGCGGGAACATCTCGTTCGGTGTTGAAGAACACACGGATTTCCCCGGCATGTCTTATGATCCGCAGATCGGTATCTTCGGTATGGACGTCAACGTCGTTCTCGAACGCAAGGGCATCCGTATCACCCGCAGGCGCGTGGCACGGAAGAAACTCCCCGCAAAACAGCGTGTGAATAAACAGGATGCAATTGCATTCCTCAAACAGGATTACCAGGTCGAGGTGCGCTAA
- a CDS encoding 30S ribosomal protein S14, with the protein MAGERKKIYGRGANECKMCGRKQGLVRRYHIMFCRQCFREWASKIGFKKMS; encoded by the coding sequence ATGGCTGGTGAAAGGAAGAAGATCTACGGTCGCGGTGCGAACGAATGCAAGATGTGCGGGCGCAAACAAGGTCTCGTACGCAGATACCATATCATGTTCTGCAGGCAGTGCTTCCGCGAATGGGCCTCGAAGATTGGCTTTAAGAAGATGAGCTGA
- a CDS encoding 30S ribosomal protein S8, translating to MTRSNTLADGMCALKNAGDTGKSVCIIEPASKLLGAMLRIMQDAGYIGSFEFIDDGRGGQLKVHLTGKINRCGAITPRFSVQLDEMEYWEKQYLPGKNFGLIMLSTSRGVMSHEQARKESIGGELLGYVY from the coding sequence ATGACACGATCAAATACATTAGCAGACGGAATGTGTGCCCTGAAAAATGCCGGTGATACCGGCAAGTCCGTGTGCATCATCGAACCCGCGAGTAAACTCCTTGGCGCGATGCTCCGCATTATGCAGGACGCCGGATATATTGGCAGTTTCGAGTTTATCGATGACGGCAGAGGCGGGCAGCTTAAGGTCCACCTCACGGGCAAAATTAACCGCTGCGGGGCAATCACGCCGCGGTTTTCAGTACAGCTGGATGAAATGGAATACTGGGAGAAGCAGTACCTGCCCGGAAAGAACTTCGGGCTCATTATGCTTTCCACCTCGCGCGGCGTGATGTCGCACGAACAGGCGAGGAAAGAGAGCATCGGTGGCGAACTGCTCGGGTATGTTTACTAG
- a CDS encoding 50S ribosomal protein L6 has product MSAIRKVKIPEGVKAQLDGSLLRVTGKKGQLVRNMRFPQVVVTCEGNELTISTESKRKEINAMVGTLEAHTKNMCRGVSEGFEYHMKVVYSHFPIQLKLQGNRLEIANFLGEKKARSARIEAGVVAKIANDEVVLTGIDRELVGNSAANIEHATHIRDRDPRVFQDGIYIVQRG; this is encoded by the coding sequence ATGTCGGCAATCAGAAAAGTAAAGATCCCCGAGGGCGTTAAAGCCCAGCTTGACGGCTCGCTGCTTCGTGTGACCGGTAAAAAAGGCCAGCTCGTAAGGAACATGCGGTTCCCCCAGGTTGTTGTAACCTGTGAGGGAAACGAGCTCACCATTTCGACGGAATCCAAACGCAAAGAGATCAACGCTATGGTCGGAACGCTCGAAGCACACACCAAAAATATGTGCCGCGGCGTCAGTGAAGGTTTTGAGTACCACATGAAGGTAGTCTACAGCCACTTCCCGATCCAGTTAAAGCTTCAGGGAAACCGGCTTGAGATCGCCAATTTCCTTGGAGAGAAGAAGGCACGGTCCGCACGAATTGAAGCGGGTGTTGTGGCCAAGATAGCAAACGACGAAGTTGTGCTTACTGGTATTGACCGTGAACTGGTCGGTAACTCAGCAGCGAACATCGAGCATGCTACCCACATTCGCGACCGTGATCCCCGTGTCTTCCAGGATGGCATCTATATTGTGCAGAGGGGTTGA
- a CDS encoding 50S ribosomal protein L32e — translation MTTEVKRLIRVRVAKGAAFKRDGYGKKRQLSDSWRKPRGQHNKQREQKKAKGALPKPGYGSPIAVRGMHPSGFFEVLVSSVKELEGLDPKTQAVRISGTVGDRKRVDLQAKAIAAGLKVLNVKTVKTAVKKEEATPAAKGAATPKKETKKAAKPKTEAPAKKGAKKAAAAAPEVKKAPAKETKKAAAPKTEKAVKAPETATKKAAKPKAEKTTEPAAKQDAASKPKGKKKTDSEVKKNE, via the coding sequence ATGACTACAGAAGTAAAGCGACTGATCCGTGTGCGTGTAGCAAAGGGTGCCGCCTTCAAGCGCGATGGATACGGTAAGAAACGACAGCTCTCCGATTCATGGAGAAAACCTCGTGGACAGCACAACAAACAGAGGGAGCAGAAGAAGGCCAAGGGAGCTCTTCCCAAGCCCGGCTACGGAAGCCCGATTGCGGTGCGCGGTATGCACCCCAGCGGATTTTTCGAAGTGCTGGTATCCTCTGTCAAGGAACTTGAAGGCCTCGATCCAAAGACGCAGGCAGTCCGTATATCCGGCACTGTCGGCGACCGGAAGCGTGTTGATCTCCAGGCAAAGGCAATCGCGGCAGGTCTCAAGGTCCTCAATGTAAAGACCGTAAAGACTGCTGTAAAGAAGGAAGAGGCAACACCTGCAGCAAAGGGTGCAGCAACTCCGAAAAAGGAGACAAAGAAGGCTGCAAAGCCCAAGACCGAAGCACCGGCAAAGAAAGGTGCAAAGAAGGCAGCGGCTGCAGCACCTGAAGTGAAAAAAGCTCCCGCAAAGGAGACGAAGAAGGCTGCAGCGCCCAAGACTGAAAAGGCGGTAAAAGCACCGGAAACGGCAACCAAGAAGGCTGCAAAACCCAAGGCTGAAAAAACTACGGAGCCTGCAGCAAAACAGGATGCAGCTTCAAAGCCAAAGGGAAAAAAGAAAACCGATTCCGAGGTGAAGAAGAATGAGTGA
- a CDS encoding 50S ribosomal protein L19e codes for MSDVFSQKRIVAAVLKCGVNRVWFDPARISDIENAISREDLRGLVADGAIKARQKKGVSRGRARARIAKRSYGHCKGPGKRKGAAGARNPSKTAWIQKIRAIRKVLVALRDAGTIDRHMYRLVYRKAAGGQFRSVAHMKAQMEILAGRMK; via the coding sequence ATGAGTGATGTCTTCAGCCAGAAACGCATCGTTGCCGCTGTATTAAAGTGCGGTGTCAACCGCGTCTGGTTTGATCCGGCCCGCATCTCGGATATCGAGAATGCAATCTCACGCGAAGATCTGCGCGGACTCGTCGCCGATGGTGCGATCAAGGCACGCCAGAAGAAAGGCGTGAGCCGTGGAAGGGCCCGGGCACGAATCGCAAAGCGGTCGTACGGGCACTGCAAAGGTCCTGGAAAAAGAAAGGGGGCTGCAGGAGCCCGCAACCCGAGCAAGACTGCATGGATCCAGAAGATCCGTGCAATCAGAAAGGTGCTCGTTGCACTCCGTGATGCCGGAACCATAGACCGGCACATGTACCGCCTTGTTTACAGAAAAGCAGCAGGCGGTCAGTTCAGGAGTGTCGCGCACATGAAGGCGCAGATGGAGATCCTCGCAGGGAGGATGAAGTAA
- a CDS encoding 50S ribosomal protein L18, which produces MATGARYFVPFRRRREGRTDYYKRTALVVADAPRMVVRRTNRHVIIQLITAEMDGDRTLVAANSAELEQYGYKGSTSSTPAAYLTGMLFAVKAKKANHEQAILDIGLSRATKGARVFAALKGAVEAGLDIPHGEEILPSDERVKGAHIAAYNKNAGDIVKMVELAAVAIKKELV; this is translated from the coding sequence ATGGCAACAGGAGCACGGTATTTTGTCCCCTTCCGGAGGCGAAGGGAAGGCAGAACCGATTATTACAAGCGGACCGCACTCGTCGTAGCAGATGCGCCAAGGATGGTCGTGCGCAGGACAAACCGGCACGTTATCATCCAGCTCATCACTGCGGAGATGGACGGAGATCGCACACTCGTTGCAGCAAATTCTGCCGAGCTGGAACAGTACGGATACAAGGGATCGACTTCCAGCACGCCGGCAGCATACCTGACTGGCATGCTCTTTGCCGTTAAAGCGAAGAAGGCAAACCATGAACAGGCAATCCTGGACATCGGGCTCAGCCGGGCAACAAAAGGAGCCCGGGTCTTTGCAGCACTGAAAGGCGCTGTCGAAGCAGGTCTTGATATCCCTCATGGCGAAGAGATCCTCCCCTCCGATGAGCGGGTCAAGGGTGCGCATATCGCGGCTTACAACAAAAATGCCGGAGATATCGTAAAGATGGTTGAACTGGCTGCAGTTGCCATCAAAAAGGAGCTGGTGTAA
- a CDS encoding 30S ribosomal protein S5, whose amino-acid sequence MAYEKQEWHPVTGLGKLVASGEIKSIDQVLESGRPIKEPEIVDMFLPDLEDEVLDIAMTQRMTDSGRRVQFRAVVIVGNRNGYIGFGQGKDVQVGNAIKKAIVKAKMNLVKVRRGCGSWECGCNATHSLPMQVEGTAGSVKVTLKPAPQGIGLVTGDISKKVLELAGIKDTWTFARGQTRTTINFAKATFNALKATNMIRTGGSQ is encoded by the coding sequence ATGGCATATGAAAAACAGGAGTGGCACCCGGTCACCGGCCTTGGCAAGCTCGTCGCCTCGGGAGAGATCAAGAGTATTGATCAGGTTCTCGAAAGTGGCAGGCCTATCAAGGAACCCGAAATTGTCGATATGTTCCTCCCCGATCTGGAGGATGAGGTTCTTGATATTGCCATGACGCAGCGTATGACCGACTCAGGCCGCCGTGTCCAGTTCCGTGCAGTTGTCATTGTCGGCAACCGCAACGGTTACATTGGATTTGGCCAGGGCAAGGATGTTCAGGTCGGCAATGCGATCAAGAAGGCGATTGTCAAGGCAAAAATGAACCTTGTAAAAGTGCGCCGTGGATGTGGCAGCTGGGAATGCGGTTGCAATGCAACCCACTCTCTCCCCATGCAGGTAGAGGGAACTGCAGGCAGTGTCAAGGTTACCTTAAAGCCCGCCCCACAGGGGATTGGACTGGTTACGGGGGATATCAGCAAGAAGGTGCTGGAACTCGCCGGTATCAAGGATACCTGGACATTTGCCCGTGGACAGACCCGCACTACTATCAACTTTGCAAAAGCGACATTCAACGCGCTCAAGGCAACCAACATGATCAGAACCGGGGGGTCCCAGTAA
- a CDS encoding 50S ribosomal protein L30 — MYAVVQVRGTVKTRRDIKDTLKMLRLHHINHCVLVPDTPENLGMIRKVKDYVAYGEVDAPTVETLLQTRGRVLGDAPLTEEYLKSNSTYASISEFAQALASGETKLRDVPGLKPVLRLHPPRKGHKTTKRTFPQGGALGYYGQEINTLLYKMR; from the coding sequence ATGTACGCGGTCGTTCAGGTTCGCGGGACAGTCAAAACCCGTCGCGATATTAAGGACACCCTAAAGATGCTGCGTCTCCACCACATCAATCACTGCGTGCTCGTTCCGGACACTCCGGAGAATCTCGGCATGATACGCAAAGTGAAGGATTACGTTGCATACGGCGAAGTGGATGCACCAACCGTTGAAACCCTGCTGCAGACCCGCGGCAGAGTTCTCGGTGATGCGCCCCTGACTGAGGAGTACTTAAAATCCAACTCCACGTATGCCAGCATCAGTGAGTTTGCACAGGCACTTGCCAGCGGTGAAACGAAGCTTAGAGATGTTCCGGGACTCAAACCGGTTCTCCGCCTTCACCCGCCACGCAAGGGACACAAGACCACCAAGCGAACATTCCCGCAGGGCGGAGCGCTTGGCTATTATGGTCAGGAGATCAATACTCTCCTCTACAAGATGAGGTGA
- a CDS encoding uL15 family ribosomal protein → MPTNKRSKYRGSRTCGGGTHKNRRGAGNRGGRGRAGINAHHFVKWYKEMGGPVFGKDGFFHNPAVLVTTMDVGIIDQIIPSLIAQGIAKQEGDAVTINVADMGIEKVLGSGRVTRKINISAEAFSESAKAKIEKMGGKAQVV, encoded by the coding sequence ATGCCAACAAATAAACGTTCAAAATACCGCGGATCGCGGACATGCGGCGGCGGCACCCATAAAAACCGTCGTGGTGCAGGTAACCGTGGAGGCCGGGGACGCGCCGGCATCAATGCCCACCACTTTGTGAAGTGGTATAAGGAAATGGGAGGCCCCGTCTTTGGTAAGGATGGTTTCTTCCACAACCCGGCGGTCCTTGTTACGACAATGGATGTCGGGATAATCGACCAGATCATACCGTCGCTTATTGCGCAGGGTATTGCAAAGCAGGAAGGAGATGCAGTTACGATCAATGTTGCTGACATGGGCATTGAAAAAGTGCTCGGCAGTGGCAGGGTAACCAGGAAGATCAACATCTCCGCCGAGGCATTCTCTGAATCAGCAAAGGCAAAGATTGAGAAGATGGGTGGAAAGGCGCAGGTCGTCTGA
- the secY gene encoding preprotein translocase subunit SecY gives MGNLLDRMEPLLAAMPAVKSPEGHVHFKNKLIWTLGILILYFALTNIPLFGIAPESQDLFAAWRALLAGASGSIVHLGIGPIVTASIVLQLLKGADILHIDTSETRGQVMYMGLQKILIIVMIIIEAAPNLVGGFLQPNPVIAQQFFGGNLFAVSLLIFIQICIGGVLVFLMDEVVTKWGIGSGVGLFIIAGISQAIVNGFINWVPVSDQYPVGFFPRLVAIGIDGGNYLTFFGKDLLAFVTTITIFLIIVYVESTRIEIPLAHAQVRGARARFPVKLIYASVLPMILVRVLQANIQMLGMFLSNVGITIFGKFNGSTPLDGIMYYLAPINGPSDWMWWITDLGHAPWQVLLRLGVDTTIMVVGGAIFALFWIKTAGLDSKDVARQIQRSGMSIPGYRRNPQVLEKYLDRYIPRVTVIGGVFIGVLSVVANLFGVIGAVSGTGLLLTVSITYRLYEEIASQQIMEMYPFMRTFFGKE, from the coding sequence ATGGGAAACCTGCTGGATCGAATGGAACCCCTGCTCGCTGCGATGCCCGCAGTCAAGAGCCCTGAGGGACACGTTCATTTCAAGAATAAACTGATCTGGACGCTCGGAATACTGATTCTGTATTTTGCCCTGACGAATATCCCGCTTTTTGGAATCGCACCCGAGTCTCAGGATCTTTTTGCAGCATGGCGTGCGCTCCTTGCCGGGGCAAGCGGTTCGATTGTCCATCTGGGTATCGGACCCATCGTCACTGCATCCATCGTGCTCCAGCTGCTCAAAGGGGCAGATATCCTTCACATCGATACAAGCGAAACGCGCGGACAGGTCATGTACATGGGTCTCCAGAAGATCCTTATCATCGTCATGATCATTATCGAAGCAGCACCCAACCTTGTGGGTGGTTTCCTGCAACCCAACCCGGTTATTGCCCAGCAGTTCTTTGGCGGTAACCTGTTTGCGGTCTCCCTCCTGATATTCATCCAGATCTGTATCGGGGGCGTTCTGGTTTTCCTCATGGATGAAGTCGTGACAAAATGGGGTATCGGCTCTGGTGTCGGTCTCTTCATTATTGCCGGTATATCCCAGGCTATTGTCAACGGTTTTATCAACTGGGTACCAGTCAGCGACCAGTATCCTGTCGGGTTCTTCCCTCGTCTGGTTGCTATAGGTATTGATGGTGGAAACTATCTCACATTCTTTGGGAAGGATCTTCTCGCATTTGTTACTACCATCACCATCTTCCTCATCATTGTATACGTCGAATCTACGCGCATCGAGATACCACTCGCCCACGCGCAGGTACGCGGGGCACGTGCACGTTTCCCGGTGAAACTCATTTACGCCAGTGTTCTGCCGATGATCCTTGTCCGGGTACTGCAGGCAAACATCCAGATGCTGGGAATGTTCCTCTCCAATGTTGGTATCACCATCTTTGGCAAATTCAATGGATCTACCCCCCTGGATGGAATTATGTATTACCTTGCCCCGATCAATGGCCCCTCTGATTGGATGTGGTGGATAACCGATCTCGGTCATGCGCCATGGCAGGTTCTATTACGTCTTGGGGTAGATACAACTATTATGGTGGTCGGCGGTGCGATCTTCGCACTGTTCTGGATCAAAACCGCAGGGCTTGACTCAAAGGATGTCGCCCGGCAGATCCAGCGCTCAGGCATGTCCATTCCCGGCTACCGCAGGAATCCGCAGGTACTGGAAAAGTATCTTGACCGGTATATCCCCCGTGTCACGGTAATCGGTGGTGTCTTTATCGGGGTGCTCAGTGTTGTAGCTAACCTCTTTGGTGTCATCGGTGCCGTGAGCGGGACAGGTCTGCTCTTAACCGTAAGTATCACCTACCGGCTCTATGAAGAGATAGCAAGCCAGCAGATCATGGAGATGTACCCGTTCATGCGGACATTCTTTGGCAAAGAGTGA
- a CDS encoding adenylate kinase, producing MQGKKVIITGVPGVGKTTVVNEALKKLKSEGVEYQSINFGSFMFEVAKKDNIVQDRDQMRTLDRAVQKQLQQRAAQAIATVTGNVLIDTHASVKTPKGYLAGLPEWVLREIMPDIIVLVETDDDQILMRRLTDETRARDKEGSRSIAEHQQFNRSIAAAYAMITGCTIRIVINADFLIDRSSSELADVLR from the coding sequence ATGCAGGGAAAAAAAGTCATCATAACCGGTGTACCCGGCGTCGGCAAGACGACGGTTGTCAACGAGGCATTAAAGAAGCTCAAGAGTGAGGGTGTCGAATATCAGTCCATAAATTTTGGCTCCTTCATGTTTGAAGTGGCTAAAAAGGACAATATTGTCCAGGACAGGGACCAGATGCGTACGCTCGATCGCGCAGTCCAGAAACAGTTGCAGCAGCGTGCCGCGCAGGCCATTGCAACGGTAACCGGCAACGTGCTGATCGACACGCACGCATCGGTCAAGACGCCAAAAGGCTATCTTGCGGGGCTTCCCGAATGGGTGCTCCGCGAGATTATGCCTGACATTATTGTTCTCGTTGAAACGGATGATGACCAGATCCTCATGCGGCGATTGACGGATGAAACCCGCGCACGGGACAAAGAAGGGTCCCGGTCAATTGCAGAGCATCAGCAGTTCAACCGTTCAATCGCTGCAGCCTATGCGATGATAACGGGTTGCACAATACGAATCGTAATCAACGCGGACTTTTTAATCGACAGGTCCTCATCAGAACTGGCAGACGTTCTCAGGTGA